A single Danio rerio strain Tuebingen ecotype United States chromosome 17, GRCz12tu, whole genome shotgun sequence DNA region contains:
- the ywhaqb gene encoding tyrosine 3-monooxygenase/tryptophan 5-monooxygenase activation protein, theta polypeptide b, translating to MDRTELIQKAKLAEQAERYDDMASCMKSVTEAGSELSNEERNLLSVAYKNVVGARRSAWRVISSIEQKTEGNDKKLQMVKEYREKVESELRDICNDVLELLNKYLIENSSNPESKVFYLKMKGDYYRYLAEVAAGDDKKATIENSQDAYQKAFDISKTEMQPTHPIRLGLALNFSVFFYEILNSPEKACSLAKQAFDEAIAELDTLNEESYKDSTLIMQLLRDNLTLWTSDNAPDEGEGGEGGEN from the exons ATGGACAGAACAGAGCTCATCCAGAAGGCGAAGCTGGCAGAGCAGGCAGAACGCTATGATGATATGGCGTCCTGTATGAAGTCGGTGACCGAAGCTGGGTCTGAGCTGTCCAACGAGGAAAGAAATCTGCTGTCCGTTGCCTATAAGAACGTGGTGGGTGCCCGGAGGTCTGCCTGGAGGGTCATCTCCAGCATTGAGCAGAAGACCGAAGGAAACGACAAGAAATTGCAGATGGTGAAGGAATACCGGGAGAAAGTGGAGTCTGAGCTGCGAGATATCTGCAATGATGTGTTG GAGCTTCTGAACAAATATTTAATTGAGAATTCCTCAAATCCTGAGAGCAAAGTCTTCTACCTGAAGATGAAGGGCGACTACTACAGATACCTGGCTGAAGTGGCTGCAGGAGACGACAAGAAAG CAACCATTGAGAACTCTCAGGATGCTTACCAGAAAGCGTTTGATATCAGCAAGACAGAGATGCAGCCCACACACCCCATTCGTCTGGGTCTCGCTCTCAACTTCTCGGTCTTCTTCTACGAGATCCTCAACTCTCCAGAAAAGGCCTGCTCTCTTGCTAAACAG GCATTCGACGAGGCCATAGCAGAGCTGGATACTCTGAATGAAGAGTCCTATAAAGACAGCACTCTTATCATGCAGCTACTGAGAGACAACCTCACA TTATGGACATCTGACAACGCACCGGATGAGGGAGAAGGAGGCGAGGGAGGAGAGAACTAA